The following are from one region of the Halogeometricum sp. S3BR5-2 genome:
- a CDS encoding sulfite oxidase, protein MASERPRPTRRGEIEEILERKAGGVAETRDEADKYTVLGAARRDTFANWLTPVEEHFVCHRNDIPEADADAWRIALTGDASGTLSMASLGEEYPAVAVAHTMECAGNGRGQHRPETGSVQWGFEAAATSLWTGAPVSSVLRAHGVDPDGGAGSDGRWLTAVGGDPSDGDDVFARSIPLSKAFDDCVLAYEMNGDPLPREHGFPVRLIVPGWYGVNNVKWVEELRVTDSMVTEGSLDRPGEHAYWQQVAYRIHPRGVEPEANDSVSEVDTWEQLEGAVEHPYTFDANVKSVIGTPDGESPVSAGERVEIRGVAWAGDDRVDRVELSTDGGETWADAELFGPDYAGAWRLFRYDWRPDAGEYELLSRATDERGRRQPARISGPDAWRDALDEDAFPWNEGGYAANAYEPNGVRVEVAEMTEEIDPEES, encoded by the coding sequence ATGGCTTCCGAACGACCGCGGCCGACTCGACGCGGAGAAATCGAGGAGATACTCGAACGGAAGGCGGGCGGCGTGGCCGAGACGCGCGACGAGGCGGACAAGTACACCGTCCTCGGCGCCGCCCGGCGGGACACCTTCGCCAACTGGCTGACGCCCGTCGAGGAGCACTTCGTCTGCCACCGAAACGACATCCCGGAGGCCGACGCCGACGCGTGGCGCATCGCGCTGACCGGCGACGCGTCCGGGACGCTCTCGATGGCGTCGCTCGGGGAGGAGTACCCCGCCGTCGCCGTCGCGCACACGATGGAGTGCGCGGGCAACGGACGCGGCCAGCACCGCCCCGAGACGGGGAGCGTCCAGTGGGGGTTCGAGGCCGCCGCGACGTCCCTCTGGACCGGCGCGCCCGTCAGTTCGGTGCTCCGCGCGCACGGCGTCGACCCGGACGGGGGCGCCGGTTCGGACGGCCGGTGGCTGACCGCCGTCGGCGGCGACCCTTCCGACGGCGACGACGTGTTCGCGCGGTCGATTCCGCTCTCGAAGGCGTTCGACGACTGCGTCCTCGCCTACGAGATGAACGGCGACCCCCTGCCGCGGGAGCACGGCTTTCCGGTCCGTCTCATCGTCCCCGGATGGTACGGGGTGAACAACGTGAAGTGGGTCGAGGAACTCCGCGTGACGGACTCGATGGTGACCGAGGGCTCCCTCGACAGGCCGGGCGAGCACGCCTACTGGCAGCAGGTGGCCTACCGCATCCACCCGCGCGGCGTCGAACCCGAGGCGAACGACTCCGTCAGTGAGGTGGACACGTGGGAGCAGTTGGAGGGAGCCGTCGAGCACCCGTACACGTTCGACGCGAACGTGAAGTCGGTCATCGGGACGCCGGACGGCGAGTCGCCGGTGAGCGCCGGCGAACGGGTGGAAATCCGCGGCGTCGCGTGGGCCGGCGACGACCGGGTCGACCGCGTCGAACTCTCGACGGACGGCGGCGAGACGTGGGCGGACGCGGAACTGTTCGGACCGGACTACGCGGGGGCGTGGCGGCTGTTCCGGTACGACTGGCGACCCGACGCGGGCGAGTACGAACTGCTGTCGCGCGCGACCGACGAGCGGGGGCGGCGACAGCCAGCCCGCATCTCCGGTCCGGACGCGTGGCGCGACGCCCTCGACGAGGACGCGTTCCCGTGGAACGAGGGCGGGTACGCCGCGAACGCGTACGAACCGAACGGTGTGAGGGTCGAGGTGGCCGAGATGACTGAGGAAATCGACCCCGAGGAGAGCTAG
- a CDS encoding DUF2139 domain-containing protein, which produces MTDGDGRERIADLTDGSSEYHPEYRGSNVFGLVRVRTPDGPHLLGTVSKFARIVDFTADEVAYDFSDFGPEPRAGGDSFGAVCAWRGKYYFGGWVIAPSPTDTFDVTDKYAYLLELDPETGFGDGGAADPESGWKVVLADRSGDHGLTGGEDGWAAEVGRLQSAPSGVYVNRADDGGSGVGVGVYRYDGEEVTRVAGHAAHAGVMRGDEYVTYDAGTGYVALNVTDDAARTVGVTELPRRTGGTEAFGDGPTRLLSLDGAFVALLAEGIAVHDERGGAFAPLSIRNVYDGETGYEGSRRSVRSDSIRVAGGVLFALNDLSKSPGLPPADPQRWNNSWLVYLDQSGPRIVDTGKWFAGMAVFDDRVYFGTASSGHGAGETFAATMTDRPSLTAIPISDLKDPSRQPDVRDRIDYANFADGAERSAGVGNVLGGYPAAGYDEVAVELSVGPLDAPVEAELLEWGLHRDAAVRETHTFEGGDGHAFRLSDHFGGIVGVRIGAAGAVLDTPVTGTAYLR; this is translated from the coding sequence ATGACGGACGGAGACGGACGCGAGCGAATCGCCGACCTCACGGACGGGTCGAGCGAGTACCATCCGGAGTACCGCGGGAGCAACGTCTTCGGACTCGTGCGCGTCCGGACGCCCGACGGCCCGCACCTGCTCGGAACCGTCAGCAAGTTCGCCCGCATCGTCGACTTCACCGCCGACGAAGTCGCCTACGACTTCTCCGACTTCGGCCCCGAACCGCGCGCCGGCGGGGACTCCTTCGGCGCGGTCTGTGCGTGGAGGGGGAAGTACTACTTCGGCGGGTGGGTCATCGCGCCGAGTCCGACGGATACCTTCGACGTGACCGACAAGTACGCCTACCTCCTCGAACTCGACCCCGAGACGGGGTTCGGCGACGGCGGCGCGGCGGACCCCGAGAGCGGGTGGAAGGTCGTCCTCGCCGACCGGAGCGGCGACCACGGTCTGACCGGCGGCGAGGACGGGTGGGCGGCCGAGGTCGGACGTCTCCAGTCCGCTCCCTCGGGCGTCTACGTCAACAGGGCGGACGACGGCGGGTCGGGCGTCGGCGTCGGCGTCTACCGGTACGACGGCGAGGAGGTGACCCGCGTCGCCGGCCACGCGGCGCACGCGGGGGTGATGCGCGGCGACGAGTACGTCACCTACGACGCCGGGACGGGCTACGTCGCCCTCAACGTGACGGACGACGCCGCGCGGACGGTCGGCGTGACGGAACTGCCCCGCCGGACCGGCGGCACGGAGGCGTTCGGCGACGGCCCGACCAGACTGCTGTCGCTCGACGGCGCGTTCGTCGCGTTGCTGGCGGAGGGAATCGCCGTCCACGATGAACGCGGCGGCGCGTTCGCACCGCTGTCGATTCGGAACGTCTACGACGGCGAGACCGGCTACGAGGGGAGTCGGCGGTCGGTTCGCAGCGATTCGATACGCGTCGCCGGCGGGGTGCTGTTCGCGCTCAACGACCTCTCGAAGTCGCCGGGACTGCCGCCGGCGGACCCGCAGCGGTGGAACAACTCGTGGCTGGTCTACCTCGACCAGTCGGGGCCGCGCATCGTCGATACGGGCAAGTGGTTCGCGGGGATGGCGGTGTTCGACGACCGCGTGTATTTCGGAACCGCCTCGTCGGGCCACGGCGCGGGCGAGACGTTCGCCGCGACGATGACCGACCGCCCGAGTCTGACCGCTATCCCCATCTCGGACCTGAAGGACCCCTCGCGGCAACCCGACGTTCGGGACCGAATCGACTACGCGAACTTCGCCGACGGCGCCGAACGGTCGGCGGGCGTCGGGAACGTCCTCGGCGGCTACCCGGCCGCCGGCTACGACGAAGTCGCCGTGGAACTCTCGGTGGGGCCGCTGGACGCCCCAGTCGAGGCCGAACTGCTGGAGTGGGGACTCCACCGCGACGCGGCGGTCCGCGAGACGCACACCTTCGAGGGCGGGGACGGCCACGCGTTCCGCCTGTCGGACCACTTCGGCGGCATCGTCGGCGTCCGCATCGGAGCGGCCGGCGCGGTCCTCGACACGCCGGTCACGGGCACCGCCTACCTCCGCTGA
- the cysS gene encoding cysteine--tRNA ligase produces the protein MTLSVTNTLTGEREEFEPRDDDDVLLYVCGLTVSDDAHLGHARLWMHADVMHRWLEHEGYDVHHVENFTDVNEKIAARVGEDDFGDSEPEVARHFTEEVIRDMRGLNLKRAEVYPRVSEHVPQIIDLVETLVEKGYAYESNGSVYFDVTAFEEYGKLSNQRVEEMEAQGEADERSEKRHPADFALWKAGGVSEEAVAEHRHEGLDPLSGPQGQTWKSPWSEGRPGWHIECSAMSMTHLGETLDIHVGGRDLVFPHHENEVAQSEAATGQTFARYWLHVGLLQTEEDKMSSSLGNFFTVEDALEEFGVDVIRTFYLSTGYNSEQTFDDAAMNEAEERWNRLERAYDAAVTAADGPDAYATVEDGDLRDAVASVRGSFREAMNDDFNVREAMAALIELARAVNTHVGDAEEYDYRGLREAIEAFEDLGGDVFGLGFDGAAEGGDVSVAEDLVELLLNVREAEREAGNYDRADELRDELEALGIEVHDSEDGPSFRFE, from the coding sequence ATGACGCTGTCCGTGACCAACACCCTGACGGGAGAGCGCGAGGAGTTCGAACCACGGGACGACGACGACGTGTTGCTCTACGTCTGCGGGCTGACGGTCTCGGACGACGCCCACCTCGGTCACGCCCGCCTCTGGATGCACGCCGACGTGATGCACCGATGGCTGGAACACGAGGGTTACGACGTCCACCACGTCGAGAACTTCACCGACGTGAACGAGAAGATAGCCGCGCGCGTCGGCGAGGACGATTTCGGTGACTCCGAACCGGAGGTGGCCCGCCACTTCACCGAGGAGGTCATCCGCGACATGCGCGGGCTGAACCTCAAGCGCGCCGAGGTGTACCCGCGCGTCTCCGAGCACGTCCCGCAGATAATCGACCTCGTGGAGACCTTAGTCGAGAAGGGGTACGCTTACGAGTCGAACGGCTCCGTCTACTTCGACGTGACCGCCTTCGAGGAGTACGGAAAGTTGTCGAACCAGCGCGTCGAGGAGATGGAGGCGCAGGGGGAGGCCGACGAGCGCTCGGAGAAGCGCCACCCCGCCGACTTCGCCCTCTGGAAGGCGGGCGGCGTGTCGGAGGAGGCCGTCGCGGAGCACCGCCACGAGGGGCTGGACCCGCTCTCGGGACCGCAGGGACAGACGTGGAAGTCGCCGTGGAGCGAGGGGCGACCGGGCTGGCACATCGAGTGCTCGGCGATGTCGATGACGCACCTCGGGGAGACGCTGGACATCCACGTCGGCGGCCGGGACCTCGTCTTCCCCCACCACGAGAACGAGGTGGCGCAGAGCGAGGCGGCGACCGGACAGACGTTCGCGCGCTACTGGCTCCACGTCGGCCTCCTGCAGACCGAGGAGGACAAGATGTCCTCCAGTCTGGGCAACTTCTTCACCGTCGAGGACGCCTTAGAGGAGTTCGGCGTCGACGTCATTCGCACGTTCTACCTCTCGACGGGGTACAACTCCGAACAGACGTTCGACGACGCGGCGATGAACGAGGCCGAGGAGCGCTGGAACCGACTCGAACGCGCCTACGACGCGGCCGTCACCGCCGCCGACGGCCCCGACGCGTACGCCACGGTCGAGGACGGGGACCTGCGCGACGCCGTCGCGTCGGTGCGAGGGTCGTTCCGCGAGGCGATGAACGACGACTTCAACGTCCGCGAGGCGATGGCCGCGCTCATCGAACTCGCCCGCGCGGTGAACACCCACGTCGGCGACGCCGAGGAGTACGACTACCGCGGCCTGCGCGAGGCGATAGAGGCGTTCGAGGACCTCGGCGGCGACGTGTTCGGTCTCGGCTTCGACGGCGCGGCCGAGGGCGGCGACGTGTCGGTTGCCGAGGACCTCGTGGAACTCCTGTTGAACGTGCGCGAGGCCGAACGCGAGGCCGGCAACTACGACCGCGCGGACGAACTCCGCGACGAACTCGAAGCGCTGGGAATCGAGGTGCACGATTCTGAGGACGGCCCGTCGTTCCGGTTCGAGTGA
- a CDS encoding DUF357 domain-containing protein — protein MPADLEEKTDRYGRMLADALKAATVAVAPETPLGAAADEIEEMAVSYLEDGRHFRENDDPVNALASFSYGYGWLDAGVRMGLFEVPDGTGLFTTE, from the coding sequence ATGCCCGCCGACTTGGAGGAGAAGACCGACCGCTACGGCCGGATGCTCGCCGACGCCCTGAAGGCGGCGACGGTCGCCGTCGCGCCGGAGACGCCGCTCGGGGCCGCCGCCGACGAGATAGAGGAGATGGCCGTCTCCTACCTCGAAGACGGGCGGCACTTCCGCGAGAACGACGACCCGGTGAACGCGCTGGCGTCGTTCTCCTACGGTTACGGGTGGCTGGACGCCGGCGTCCGGATGGGCCTGTTCGAGGTGCCCGACGGAACCGGGCTGTTCACGACGGAGTGA
- a CDS encoding NAD(P)/FAD-dependent oxidoreductase, whose translation MTEDDAFVEHRKLIVAGSGISGLSAAIYAGRSNNEPLVFEGDEPGGQLTLTTEVENYPGFPEGISGPELIQNMKKQAERFGAEIDHGIVQNVDASDRPFTVTMKNGDVYTADAIIAASGASARTLEIPGEDDLMGYGLSTCATCDGAFFRDEKILVVGGGDAAMEEANFLTKFASTVYLAHRREEFRAEDYWIDRVMEKVDAGEIEIMRNTEVTELHGTPEEGVDHVTMVRHPEGHPTERLDDPETETFDFDVGAVFYAIGHTPNADYLEGTGVRRDDEGYVLAKGGRDGGQTATDVPGIFAAGDVVDYHYQQAATAGGDGVKAALDADDYLEELEREEAAEAEPDAEPAAAESDD comes from the coding sequence ATGACAGAGGACGACGCGTTCGTCGAACACCGGAAGCTCATCGTCGCGGGGTCGGGCATCTCCGGCCTCTCGGCCGCCATCTACGCCGGGCGGTCGAACAACGAGCCGCTGGTGTTCGAGGGCGACGAACCCGGCGGACAGTTGACGCTGACGACGGAAGTCGAGAACTACCCCGGCTTCCCCGAGGGCATCTCCGGCCCGGAACTCATCCAGAACATGAAGAAACAGGCCGAGCGGTTCGGCGCGGAGATAGACCACGGCATCGTCCAGAACGTGGACGCCTCGGACCGGCCGTTCACGGTGACGATGAAGAACGGCGACGTCTACACCGCCGACGCGATAATCGCCGCCTCCGGGGCGTCCGCGCGGACGCTCGAAATCCCGGGCGAGGACGACCTGATGGGCTACGGCCTCTCGACCTGTGCCACCTGCGACGGCGCGTTCTTCCGCGACGAGAAGATTCTCGTCGTCGGCGGCGGCGACGCCGCGATGGAGGAGGCGAACTTCCTCACGAAGTTCGCCTCGACGGTGTACCTCGCCCACCGCCGCGAGGAGTTCCGCGCGGAGGACTACTGGATAGATAGGGTGATGGAGAAAGTCGACGCGGGCGAGATAGAGATCATGCGCAACACCGAAGTCACGGAACTCCACGGCACGCCCGAGGAGGGCGTCGACCACGTGACGATGGTGCGACACCCCGAGGGCCACCCGACCGAGCGGCTGGACGACCCCGAGACGGAGACGTTCGACTTCGACGTCGGCGCGGTGTTCTACGCCATCGGCCACACGCCGAACGCCGACTACCTCGAGGGCACGGGCGTCCGGCGCGACGACGAGGGGTACGTGCTGGCGAAGGGCGGCCGCGACGGCGGGCAGACGGCCACCGACGTCCCCGGAATCTTCGCTGCGGGCGACGTGGTCGACTACCACTACCAGCAGGCGGCGACGGCCGGCGGCGACGGCGTGAAGGCCGCCCTCGACGCGGACGACTACCTCGAAGAGTTAGAGCGGGAGGAGGCGGCCGAGGCGGAACCCGACGCCGAACCCGCGGCCGCGGAATCGGACGACTGA
- a CDS encoding DUF7545 family protein, which produces MVDTETYTIEGPDGDVEEVELPEGLVDVFTEQGEEATNVVGDLVVQSFAQQAHVAVHHGEGETPADLEELNEKMEELFEERFGVSLADAMGHSH; this is translated from the coding sequence ATGGTCGACACCGAGACCTATACGATAGAAGGACCGGACGGCGACGTCGAGGAAGTCGAACTCCCCGAGGGACTCGTCGACGTGTTCACCGAACAGGGCGAGGAGGCGACGAACGTCGTCGGCGACCTGGTCGTCCAGTCGTTCGCACAGCAGGCGCACGTCGCCGTCCACCACGGCGAGGGCGAGACGCCGGCGGACCTCGAAGAACTCAACGAGAAGATGGAGGAACTGTTCGAAGAGCGGTTCGGCGTCTCCCTGGCCGACGCGATGGGCCACAGTCACTGA
- a CDS encoding ZIP family metal transporter: protein MDWGSFAFVFLAGLVTALATGIGALPFFFVRDVSDRWNVALWGIASGIMLSASVFGLVLEALSAYVRVSLSGVSVSSVPTRTLLLLLVGLLAGVLLVVVAHRVIEGAEVNPRQYEEADFRKLLLILGVLTVHSFPEGVAVGVAFADLGLEGGFRIFGVAVPLLAVFMTVAISVHNVPEGVAISIPLRSMGVSNPKLVWWSVFSSLPQPVGAVVAFYFVRVARDLLPVGFGFAAGAMVYLVLAEFVPEALERGADLPNGGRSELLAGIVAGVVVMVPLLFV, encoded by the coding sequence ATGGACTGGGGTAGCTTCGCGTTCGTCTTCCTCGCCGGCCTCGTCACCGCCCTCGCGACGGGTATCGGGGCGCTTCCGTTCTTCTTCGTCCGCGACGTGAGCGACCGCTGGAACGTCGCGCTGTGGGGTATCGCCTCGGGCATCATGCTTTCGGCGTCCGTGTTCGGACTCGTCTTGGAGGCGCTGTCGGCGTACGTGCGGGTGTCGCTGTCCGGCGTCTCCGTCTCGTCGGTTCCGACCCGGACGCTCCTGTTGCTCCTCGTGGGACTGCTCGCGGGCGTCCTCCTCGTCGTCGTCGCCCACCGCGTCATCGAGGGGGCCGAGGTGAACCCCCGGCAGTACGAGGAGGCGGACTTCCGGAAACTCCTCCTCATTCTCGGCGTGCTCACCGTCCACAGTTTCCCCGAGGGCGTCGCCGTCGGCGTCGCGTTCGCTGACCTCGGACTGGAGGGAGGGTTCCGGATATTCGGCGTCGCCGTCCCGCTTCTGGCCGTGTTCATGACCGTCGCCATCTCCGTGCACAACGTCCCCGAGGGCGTCGCCATCTCCATCCCCCTCCGGTCGATGGGCGTGTCGAACCCGAAACTCGTCTGGTGGTCGGTGTTCTCCAGCCTACCGCAACCGGTGGGTGCGGTCGTCGCCTTCTACTTCGTCCGCGTCGCCCGCGACCTGCTCCCCGTCGGCTTCGGCTTCGCCGCCGGCGCGATGGTTTACCTCGTCCTCGCGGAGTTCGTCCCCGAGGCGCTCGAACGCGGGGCGGACCTGCCGAACGGCGGCCGGTCGGAACTCCTCGCCGGCATCGTCGCCGGCGTCGTCGTGATGGTACCGCTGCTGTTCGTCTGA
- a CDS encoding YbaK/EbsC family protein encodes MHQRARQFADAARERYGFEVTVEEFPEGTKTAADAAAAVGCEVGQIASSLVFRAGEDLVVVVTSGANRVSEEKVAARLGVDAADVGMADPEAIRDVVGWSIGGVPPFCHETDLPVLFDETLSAYDTVWAAAGTPEAVFPVDPAELRRLAGAETAAIAD; translated from the coding sequence ATGCATCAGCGAGCGAGGCAGTTCGCCGACGCCGCGCGCGAACGGTACGGCTTCGAGGTGACCGTCGAGGAGTTCCCCGAGGGGACGAAGACGGCCGCCGACGCCGCCGCGGCCGTCGGATGCGAGGTGGGACAGATAGCCAGCAGTCTCGTCTTCCGGGCGGGCGAGGACCTCGTCGTCGTCGTCACCAGCGGCGCAAACCGGGTGAGCGAGGAGAAGGTCGCCGCCCGCCTCGGCGTCGACGCCGCCGACGTGGGGATGGCCGACCCCGAAGCGATTCGAGACGTCGTCGGGTGGTCCATCGGCGGCGTTCCGCCGTTCTGCCACGAGACCGACCTCCCCGTCCTGTTCGACGAGACGCTCTCGGCGTACGACACCGTCTGGGCCGCCGCCGGGACGCCCGAAGCCGTCTTCCCCGTCGACCCCGCCGAACTCCGCCGGTTGGCCGGCGCCGAGACGGCGGCGATTGCCGACTGA
- a CDS encoding putative manganese transporter, which produces MSEVADIFLGSVRDGFVQVSAFVAVTVLLFSYVQYRTDGRLVKKLEENRRAGPLVGALMGLTPGCGGAIVMMPLYVRGSVSFGTVVATLIATAGDAAFVILALAPEAALYSYGIAFATAILFGYAVDNFGLGVGRVDRAVRSLSTMATDGGVAAPVTGNKVHHYDDAAAGDVEGACDAERFGHDHDGPVRDSPLMRSVSLAALVAWWAAAAVGLGAGVLYLLRGAPDVPMVAGLSFAGLFTVAGIAGTTLSVYLYFVGRKYVGHGDVGRARDTFGSTYETLTHAAMETSFVTVWVIAAYLLYEYAMLFTGADIAGLAAAAGVLAPVAGAAVGLIPGCGPQIILSTAYAEGAIPFSALTANAISQDGDALFPLIAIDKTAAVVASIYTTVPALVVGVVLHYTWTAVFGLPQFGFGVL; this is translated from the coding sequence ATGTCTGAAGTCGCCGATATCTTCCTCGGGTCTGTCCGCGACGGGTTCGTGCAGGTCAGCGCGTTCGTCGCCGTGACCGTTCTCCTGTTCAGTTACGTCCAGTACCGCACCGACGGCCGCCTCGTGAAGAAGCTAGAGGAGAACCGCCGGGCCGGCCCGTTGGTCGGCGCGCTGATGGGCCTCACGCCGGGGTGCGGCGGGGCCATCGTGATGATGCCGCTGTACGTCCGCGGGTCCGTCTCGTTCGGCACCGTGGTGGCGACGCTCATCGCCACGGCGGGCGACGCGGCGTTCGTCATCCTCGCCTTGGCGCCGGAGGCGGCGCTGTACTCCTACGGCATCGCGTTCGCGACGGCGATTCTGTTCGGGTACGCCGTCGACAACTTCGGACTCGGCGTCGGACGCGTCGACCGCGCGGTCAGAAGCCTCAGCACGATGGCCACCGACGGCGGCGTCGCCGCTCCGGTGACGGGCAACAAGGTCCACCACTACGACGACGCGGCCGCGGGCGACGTGGAGGGCGCGTGCGACGCCGAGAGGTTCGGTCACGACCACGACGGCCCCGTCCGCGATTCCCCCCTGATGCGCTCCGTGAGCCTCGCCGCCCTCGTCGCGTGGTGGGCCGCCGCCGCCGTCGGCCTCGGCGCGGGCGTCCTCTACCTGCTCCGCGGCGCGCCGGACGTTCCGATGGTCGCCGGCCTCTCGTTCGCCGGCCTGTTCACCGTCGCGGGCATCGCGGGGACGACCCTCTCCGTCTACCTCTACTTCGTCGGCCGGAAGTACGTCGGCCACGGCGACGTGGGCCGCGCCCGCGACACGTTCGGCAGCACCTACGAGACGCTGACGCACGCCGCGATGGAGACGTCGTTCGTCACCGTCTGGGTCATCGCCGCCTACCTCCTCTACGAGTACGCCATGCTCTTCACCGGCGCCGACATCGCCGGTCTGGCGGCCGCCGCGGGCGTCCTCGCCCCCGTCGCGGGCGCGGCGGTCGGCCTCATCCCCGGGTGCGGGCCGCAGATCATCCTCTCGACGGCGTACGCCGAGGGCGCGATACCGTTCTCGGCGCTCACGGCGAACGCCATCAGCCAGGACGGCGACGCGCTGTTCCCCCTCATCGCCATCGACAAGACGGCCGCCGTCGTCGCCAGCATCTACACGACGGTTCCGGCCCTCGTCGTCGGCGTGGTCCTCCACTACACGTGGACGGCCGTGTTCGGCCTCCCGCAGTTCGGATTCGGTGTTCTCTGA
- a CDS encoding acetate--CoA ligase family protein, translating into MGELSELFVPRRVAVVGATEREGSVGRAIMENLIEDFDGDVVPVNPKYDEVFGVPAVAGVGESDADLAIVVVPPHIAVDAVREAGEAGIRNVVVITAGFGETGSEGASREQELTEVAEAYDLNLVGPNSLGVMSTPTGMNATFGPENATAGEMSFMSQSGAFITAVLDWANDQGIGFKDVVSLGNKAVLDEADFIDAWGDDENTSVIIGYLEGISEGREFIDTAREVTQDTPIVLVKSGRTDAGAQAASSHTGTIAGSDQAYEAGLEQAGVIRAESVQELFDAARVLESQPLPEGDDVAVITNAGGPGVMTTDAVGDSRLSMASFTDETLDEFSEKLPEEGNIYNPVDIVGDADNERFRNALDVALADENVGSAIVLSCPTAVLDYDELAADTVELQEKHDKPVAACFMGGERVKPAAEVLTEAGIPNYFDPARAVGGLDALSRFRDISEREYDEPTAFDVDEERPREILSDVEGREDTRLGVEAMDLLDAYGIETPQGDIVDAPEDALTVAEDVEGDVVMKIVSPDILHKSDIGGVKVGVPNEEVFDAYEDLVTRARNYQPDANIIGVQVQEMVDLDSGVETIVGMNKDPQFGPLLMFGLGGIFVEVLEDTTFRVAPVAESEAREMTEEIDSAPLLRGARGRDPVDVDGVTETIQRLSQLVTDFPAILELDINPLVATPDGVKAVDVRLTVDPDQL; encoded by the coding sequence ATGGGAGAGTTATCCGAATTGTTCGTGCCGCGGCGCGTCGCCGTCGTCGGCGCGACAGAGCGCGAGGGCTCCGTCGGTCGCGCCATCATGGAGAACCTCATCGAGGACTTCGACGGGGACGTCGTCCCCGTGAACCCGAAGTACGACGAGGTGTTCGGCGTTCCGGCGGTGGCCGGCGTCGGCGAATCCGACGCGGACCTCGCTATCGTGGTCGTCCCCCCGCACATCGCGGTGGACGCCGTGCGCGAGGCCGGCGAGGCCGGCATCCGGAACGTGGTGGTCATCACGGCCGGGTTCGGCGAGACGGGCAGCGAGGGCGCCTCGCGCGAGCAGGAACTGACCGAGGTGGCCGAGGCGTACGACCTCAACCTCGTCGGCCCGAACAGCCTCGGCGTCATGTCCACGCCGACGGGGATGAACGCCACGTTCGGCCCCGAGAACGCGACGGCCGGCGAGATGTCGTTCATGAGCCAGTCGGGCGCGTTCATCACCGCCGTGTTGGACTGGGCGAACGACCAGGGAATCGGCTTCAAGGACGTCGTCTCGCTCGGCAACAAGGCCGTCCTCGACGAGGCGGACTTCATCGACGCCTGGGGCGACGACGAGAACACGAGCGTCATCATCGGCTACCTCGAAGGCATCTCCGAGGGGCGTGAGTTCATCGACACCGCGCGCGAGGTGACCCAAGACACGCCCATCGTCCTCGTGAAGTCCGGGCGGACCGACGCCGGCGCGCAGGCGGCGTCCAGCCACACCGGCACAATCGCCGGGTCCGACCAGGCCTACGAGGCCGGACTGGAACAGGCGGGCGTCATCCGCGCGGAGTCGGTGCAGGAACTGTTCGACGCCGCGCGCGTGCTGGAGAGCCAACCGCTCCCCGAGGGCGACGACGTGGCCGTCATCACGAACGCGGGCGGTCCCGGCGTGATGACGACGGACGCCGTCGGCGACTCCCGCCTGTCGATGGCGTCGTTCACCGACGAGACGCTCGACGAGTTCTCCGAGAAACTCCCCGAGGAGGGCAACATCTACAACCCCGTCGACATCGTCGGCGACGCCGACAACGAGCGCTTCCGGAACGCGTTGGACGTGGCGCTGGCCGACGAGAACGTCGGGTCGGCCATCGTCCTCTCGTGTCCGACGGCCGTCCTCGACTACGACGAACTGGCCGCCGACACTGTGGAGTTACAGGAGAAACACGACAAACCGGTCGCGGCCTGCTTCATGGGCGGCGAGCGCGTGAAACCGGCCGCCGAGGTGCTCACCGAGGCGGGCATCCCGAACTACTTCGACCCCGCCCGCGCCGTCGGCGGACTCGACGCCCTCTCGCGCTTCCGCGACATCTCCGAACGCGAGTACGACGAACCGACGGCGTTCGACGTTGACGAGGAACGCCCCCGCGAGATACTCTCGGACGTCGAGGGCCGCGAGGACACCCGCCTCGGCGTCGAGGCGATGGACCTCCTCGACGCCTACGGCATCGAGACGCCGCAGGGCGACATCGTCGACGCGCCGGAGGACGCCCTCACCGTCGCCGAGGACGTCGAGGGCGACGTGGTGATGAAGATAGTCAGCCCCGACATCCTCCACAAATCCGACATCGGCGGCGTCAAAGTCGGTGTCCCGAACGAGGAGGTGTTCGACGCCTACGAGGACCTCGTCACCCGCGCGCGCAACTACCAACCGGACGCCAACATCATCGGCGTCCAGGTGCAGGAGATGGTGGACCTCGACAGCGGCGTCGAGACCATCGTCGGCATGAACAAGGACCCGCAGTTCGGCCCCCTGCTCATGTTCGGCCTCGGCGGCATCTTCGTCGAAGTGCTCGAAGACACGACGTTCCGCGTCGCGCCCGTCGCCGAGTCCGAGGCGCGGGAGATGACCGAAGAGATAGACTCCGCGCCGCTTCTCCGCGGCGCGCGCGGCCGCGACCCCGTCGACGTCGACGGCGTTACGGAGACGATTCAGCGCCTCTCGCAACTCGTCACGGACTTCCCGGCCATCCTCGAACTGGACATCAACCCCCTCGTCGCCACGCCCGACGGCGTGAAAGCCGTCGACGTGCGATTGACGGTCGACCCCGACCAACTCTGA